The following coding sequences are from one Dermacentor silvarum isolate Dsil-2018 chromosome 4, BIME_Dsil_1.4, whole genome shotgun sequence window:
- the LOC119449838 gene encoding uncharacterized protein LOC119449838, which yields MTLTYLCLVTSLLVLLLAPSWADAQPPRCRALCQKDPGEDACERCRLRTFMRFGKRDSSRAIALIREPVLDVQSVLLDDDDDRPARASGNVGGGSSSSREQLLLEQPAPAARPSRDRYGLLLRTIRDVRGRSAD from the coding sequence ATGACCCTCACGTACCTGTGCCTGGTCACCTCGCTGCTGGTGCTCTTGCTGGCGCCGTCATGGGCGGATGCTCAGCCACCCCGCTGTCGCGCACTCTGCCAGAAGGACCCTGGCGAAGACGCCTGCGAGCGCTGCCGGCTGAGAACCTTCATGCGCTTCGGCAAGAGGGACTCGTCGCGAGCCATCGCCCTCATCCGAGAACCCGTGCTCGACGTCCAGTCGGTGCTGCTCGACGACGATGACGACCGCCCAGCCAGGGCGTCCGGCAACGTCGGCGGCGGAAGCTCGTCGTCGCGCGAGCAGCTTCTCCTGGAGCAACCGGCGCCGGCCGCCCGGCCTAGCCGGGACCGCTACGGCCTCCTGCTCAGGACCATACGGGACGTCCGGGGACGGAGCGCGGActaa